GGGACCTCGACGGCAGGCGCGCCGCCCGAGAGACGGCGCAGGGAGTCGAGCGCGGCGTCGTCCTGCTGGGCGCCGCAGAGCGCGGCGGAGAAAGGCAGGACCAGGGCCAGGGCCAGGCGCCTGAGTTGGGGCATAGGCCCAGTATAGGTCGCAAGACCCAGAAGCGCCAGGGGCTGCGGGCCCAGAGCCTCCTGGGCCTAAAGACCTACTGCCCGCCCGTCGGCGCCGCCTCTTCCTGGGGCGCCCTCTGGAAGAACTGCTTGATGAACTTGCCCACCTGCGTCTTGGTCACGGGCTTGTCGAAACTGCCCGTCACCTTGATCTCCATGGGCGCCACCCGCCCCACCTGGGCCGTCACGGTGAGGTCGAGCTTCTCCGTGGGAAGATTGATCGTCCCCTGCGACTCCACCTGCGCCGCGTCGCTGTAAAGGTGCGTGTCCCGCACCGTCATCACGCCCTTATCGAACTTGTAGTCCCCCGCGATCTCCGTGAACGTGATGTTGTTGAAATCCGGAAAGATCCGGATGCCCCCGATGCCCCCGATCTTCTGGATGATGAGCAGAGGGAAGATCAGGACCTTCACGATTGGCGACTGCGTCGCCAGCTTGCCGATGTTGTTGAAATTCCCCCCCGCCACCTGTAAGGTCGCGGTCCCGTCCAAGGACTTCATGTCCGGCGTCATGTCCGAAAGCTCCCAGAAGGCCTTGACCCCCTTGGCCGTCACGTTCGGATGGCGCAGCTCCCCGACGGTGAAGCGACCCCGCATGGAGAGGGGAGGCGTCGGCTTGGGCTTCTCCCCCGTCTTCGCCTCTTTCTTGGCTTCTTTCTCCTTCTGCTGGGCCGCCAGAGCCGCCTTAGCCGTCAGATATCTGCCCAAATCGAAGCGGTCGAGGTCGGCCACCAGGTCGATGAACGGCTCGGCCCGGTAGTTTTTCACCGTCAGGTCCATCGCCAGCTTGCCGTCGGCCACCTTGCCCGTCAGGTTCGGGATGTCTATGCGCCGCTCGTCGAAGGACGCCGTGCCCGTGAACTCCGACAGCGCCAGGCCCGCCACCGTCGCGCCGATCCCATCGAACTTCATCTTCCCGCCCACCAGGAACTTCGAGGCCGGCCCAGAAAGGCTCAAGGCGAAGAAGCCCTTGCCGCTCAGTTTCTGCTCCCGCGTCTCCGGGGTCACCTGCGTCAGTTCGTCGAGCACGAACGAGCGGCACTTGAGAAGGAGGTCCAAGACCGGATCCTTGGAGCGCACCGACTTCACCTTGCCCGACACCTCCAGGTCGTTCTTGCCCACCACCAAGCGCAGCCGGCTGAACTCCACATTGTCCATCCCGCCCGATGCGGAGAGCTCTACCTTGGAAGCCGGCACTTGCAGGTCCGGCGGAACCTGCGGGAACGGGATATCCGCGGACTTGAAGGCCGGCAGGGCCAGATTCGCGGTCACGGAAAGCTCCGGCTCCGGGCTGCCTGAGAACGGCTTGCGCACGAGGCCCTTGATCTCCGCTTCGCCCGCGGAAGTCTTGATCTTGATCGAGTCCACGGTCACATCTTCCCCGTCGGAGCGCAAGACCGCGTCCACCTTGGCCGCCGGAACGACCAGTCCCGCCGGCAGCTTCACCAGCGCAACATCCTCCGCCTTGGTCGCCGGGAAGTCCAGCCGCAATCTGGCCTTAAAATCGCGCCCCTTCGGCTTGCCCATCAGGTCCGAGACCTCGCCCGAGGCCTCCAGGTCCGCGCCCGCCGCCTTCACCTTCAGGCTCGTGATGCTCGCGTCCCAGCCCCGCAGGGCCAAGTCCGCATCCACGGTCGCGGCCGGTATGACCAGGTCCGCCGGCAGCTTGACGAACGGGACGGCCGAGCCCTTGGTCTTGGGAAGCTCCACATGAGCCTTCGCCTTGAGCTCGCCCGGAGTCGGCTTGCCCATCAGGTCCTTGACCGAGCCTGAAGCGTCGATGGTCGTGCCCTCCGCCTTCACGCGCAGAGAGCTGATCGAAGCGTCCCATCCTTGCAGAGCCAGCTCCGCGTCCACCTTGGCCGCGGGTATGACCAGTTCGGGGGGCATCTTCAGATAGGGGACCGTCGAGGCCTTGGTCTTAGGGATGTCCAGGCTCACCTTGACCTTGAATCCCTGAGGCCGGGGCAAGGACGCCAGCAGGTCCGCCACCGTGCCCGAAGCCTCGACCTGCGCCCCCGCGGTCTTCACGCGCAGGGAATCGAAGGAGGCTTGCCAGGCCGTGAGCTTCAGGCTCGCGTCCACGGTCGCCCGCGGGATGACCAGTCCGGGCGGCAGCTTCACGCCGGGGATAGCCTTGGTCTCAGGGACTTCCAGGTGCACCTGCGCCTTGAGGTCAGGCTCGGGCTTTGCCGAGTAGACCTTCGCCAGCCGGCCTGTGGATTCAACGGTGCCCAGCTTGGTCCTGACCTTGAGCCCGTCGAAGGCGAGCTCGTCGCCGGCCAGCTTGAAGCGCCCCGCCAAGTCGGCCTCAGGCACCAGCAGGCCCTTGGGCAAGGGCAGGCTCACCAAGGCCTGCAGGGCCGGCGCCCGCGGGTCGAAGCCGGGCGTATGGACCTTGAGCGTCAGGTCCCCGGCCGGCTTGGGACCGGTGCTGGTGATCACGCCCTTGGCCTCCACCGAGGCCAGCTCCGCGCCGGCGAGGCTCAATTTGGCCGCCAAGTCGAGCTTGGGCGCGGCGAGGTTGGCGACCTTGCCGGAGAGGCGCAGCTCCCGGCCGGAGTCCTCCAGACGCAGGGACTTGATCACCGCGGACATGCGTTCCGGCTTGCCGTCGCCCAGGTTCACCTTGCCCGAGAAGGCCAGCGACGCGGCCAAGGGCTTGCCCGCGACCTTGCCGTCCGCGCGCAGGTCCAGGTCCACGTTGAAAGGCCCGTCCAGGTGGAAGTCCGAGACCTTGGCGCTGGCCACGGTCAGCTTCACGTCCTGGCCCGCGGCCGCGTCCTTATAGGAAATGCCGGCGTTGCGGAGGACCGCCTTCTTGACGAGCAAGGACAAGGCCATGCCCCCCGGGACCGCGCCCGCGGCCGGGGCCGTTGAGCCCCCGATATCCGAGAAGTTGAAGACGCCGTCGGAGCGGCGCACGACCGAGACCTTGAGGCCATCGGCCGTCACCTTGTCCACG
The nucleotide sequence above comes from Elusimicrobiota bacterium. Encoded proteins:
- a CDS encoding AsmA family protein produces the protein MKKSLLQTILKIGAALAVLGLIGLGIGTWALQRYLTPQRVRDLIVSQARKSLQREVSLGSISVGLVQGLVVEKLAVSERPDFKAGRFAEADAFSVSLAFFPLLHGQLAVDKVTADGLKVSVVRRSDGVFNFSDIGGSTAPAAGAVPGGMALSLLVKKAVLRNAGISYKDAAAGQDVKLTVASAKVSDFHLDGPFNVDLDLRADGKVAGKPLAASLAFSGKVNLGDGKPERMSAVIKSLRLEDSGRELRLSGKVANLAAPKLDLAAKLSLAGAELASVEAKGVITSTGPKPAGDLTLKVHTPGFDPRAPALQALVSLPLPKGLLVPEADLAGRFKLAGDELAFDGLKVRTKLGTVESTGRLAKVYSAKPEPDLKAQVHLEVPETKAIPGVKLPPGLVIPRATVDASLKLTAWQASFDSLRVKTAGAQVEASGTVADLLASLPRPQGFKVKVSLDIPKTKASTVPYLKMPPELVIPAAKVDAELALQGWDASISSLRVKAEGTTIDASGSVKDLMGKPTPGELKAKAHVELPKTKGSAVPFVKLPADLVIPAATVDADLALRGWDASITSLKVKAAGADLEASGEVSDLMGKPKGRDFKARLRLDFPATKAEDVALVKLPAGLVVPAAKVDAVLRSDGEDVTVDSIKIKTSAGEAEIKGLVRKPFSGSPEPELSVTANLALPAFKSADIPFPQVPPDLQVPASKVELSASGGMDNVEFSRLRLVVGKNDLEVSGKVKSVRSKDPVLDLLLKCRSFVLDELTQVTPETREQKLSGKGFFALSLSGPASKFLVGGKMKFDGIGATVAGLALSEFTGTASFDERRIDIPNLTGKVADGKLAMDLTVKNYRAEPFIDLVADLDRFDLGRYLTAKAALAAQQKEKEAKKEAKTGEKPKPTPPLSMRGRFTVGELRHPNVTAKGVKAFWELSDMTPDMKSLDGTATLQVAGGNFNNIGKLATQSPIVKVLIFPLLIIQKIGGIGGIRIFPDFNNITFTEIAGDYKFDKGVMTVRDTHLYSDAAQVESQGTINLPTEKLDLTVTAQVGRVAPMEIKVTGSFDKPVTKTQVGKFIKQFFQRAPQEEAAPTGGQ